In a genomic window of Scyliorhinus torazame isolate Kashiwa2021f chromosome 5, sScyTor2.1, whole genome shotgun sequence:
- the LOC140418241 gene encoding uncharacterized protein gives MEGKIVHSGEKPYMCCVCGRGFTRSSDLTSHKWSHTEEKPWKCADCGKGFTSPSKLEIHRRSHTGERPFTCSKCGKGFTHSSNLQIHQRVHTGERPFTCSKCGKGFTQSSHLLRHQRVHTGERPFQCPDCGKRYKGSWELMFHQRVHTDEKPFRCSDCGTAFRQSSHLTEHQRVHTGERPFACSKCGKGFTRSSNLQTHQRVHTGQRPFICSGGKGFTTSSHLLRHQRGHK, from the coding sequence atggaaggaaaaatagtccacagtggggagaaaccgtacatgtgttgtgtgtgtggacgaggattcactcgatcatcggacctcacaagccacaaatggagTCACacggaggagaaaccgtggaaatgtgcggactgtgggaaaggattcacttccccatccaagctggaaattcatcgacgcagtcacactggggagagaccattcacctgctccaaatgtgggaagggattcactcactcatccaacctgcagatacaccagcgagttcacactggggagagaccattcacctgctccaagtgtgggaagggattcactcagtcatcccacctgctgagacaccagcgtgttcacactggagagagaccattccaatgtccagactgcggaaaGCGCTATAAAGGTTCTTGGGAACTGAtgttccatcaacgtgttcacactgacgagaaaccgttcaggtgctctgacTGCGGGACTGCGTTCAgacaatcatctcacctcactgaacatcagcgagttcacactggggagagaccattcgcctgctccaagtgtgggaagggattcactcgatcatccaacctgcagacacaccagcgggttcacactgggcagagaccattcatctgctcaggtgggaagggattcaccacttcatcccacctgctgagacaccaacgaggccacaagtaa